One Elephas maximus indicus isolate mEleMax1 chromosome 18, mEleMax1 primary haplotype, whole genome shotgun sequence genomic region harbors:
- the UBE2T gene encoding ubiquitin-conjugating enzyme E2 T, with translation MMQRATRLKRELNLLATEPPPGITCWQEKDQMDDLRAQILGGANTPYAKGVFKLEVIIPERYPFEPPKIRFLTPIYHPNIDSAGRICLDVLKLPPKGAWRPSLNIATVLTSIQLLMSEPNPDDPLMADISSEYKYNKPVFLENARRWTEKHARQKQKADEEEMLDNLPEASDPEAHNATQKRKAGQLGGMEKKFHPDV, from the exons ATGATGCAGAGAGCTACACGTCTGAAGAGGGAGCTGAACCTGTTAGCCACAGAGCCACCCCCAGGCATCACATGTTGGCAAGAGAAGGACCAGATGGATGATCTTCGAGCTC aaatactAGGTGGAGCCAACACACCTTATGCAAAAGGTGTGTTCAAGCTGGAAGTTATCATTCCTGAGAG GTACCCATTTGAACCTCCTAAGATCCGATTTCTGACTCCAATCTACCATCCAAACATTGATTCTGCTGGAAGGATTTGTCTAGATGTCCTCAAATTGCCACCAAAA GGTGCTTGGAGACCATCCCTCAACATTGCAACTGTGTTGACTTCAATTCAGCTGCTTATGTCAGAACCCAACCCCGATGACCCACTCATGGCTGACATA TCCTcagaatataaatataataagCCAGTCTTCCTCGAGAATGCCAGGCGGTGGACGGAGAAGCATGCAAGACAGAAACAGAAG GCTGACGAGGAAGAGATGCTGGACAATCTACCAGAGGCCAGTGACCCGGAGGCACACAACGCTACACAGAAAAGGAAAGCCGGGCAACTGGGAGGGATGGAAAAGAAATTTCACCCAGATGTTTAG